One window of the Desulforamulus hydrothermalis Lam5 = DSM 18033 genome contains the following:
- a CDS encoding glycosyltransferase produces MSEPGLPIPINPKSKRLYIPTKHKFILANLTAIMWFTLSCFISYPWVLSLAQLVGSWAGWFIVLFIALIPGYLNMFLLVSLLIDRPPPLQTARDLPPVSILIAAYNEEKSILETLRSLRQQNYPGIINIIVIDDGSLDRTKELVLNCGMPNVKLIEANHQGKSAALNKGLQYVADDYVITIDADTFLHPQAITRIMARMLGDPGHTAAVAGCVLAKNSRDTFMTRLQEWDYFLAISSVKRQQALYQGTLVAQGAFSVYKTAVVKEVSGWPSCIGEDIVLTWALIKKGYRIGYEATAVGFTEVPTTFMAFARQRRRWARGMIEGFKAHIDLIYKRFSPTAILVGIDLLYPLLDLTYTFVYIPGIILALFGYYWIVGPMTLAVIPLTLYINYTMYKYQRSVFQELNLKIRQNKLGFVVYTVCYQILMSPVCVWGYFEEFFGIAKRW; encoded by the coding sequence ATGAGCGAGCCCGGTTTGCCAATTCCGATTAATCCCAAAAGCAAGCGGCTGTATATCCCCACCAAACACAAATTTATTTTAGCCAATCTGACAGCTATTATGTGGTTTACCCTGTCCTGCTTTATCAGTTATCCCTGGGTATTGAGCCTGGCACAATTAGTGGGCAGTTGGGCCGGCTGGTTTATCGTTCTCTTTATTGCTTTAATACCGGGTTACTTAAACATGTTTTTGCTGGTCAGTTTGCTGATTGACCGGCCACCGCCTTTACAGACAGCCCGGGACTTGCCGCCTGTCAGCATCCTTATTGCCGCTTACAATGAAGAAAAATCCATTTTAGAAACACTGCGTTCTCTCAGACAACAGAACTACCCCGGTATCATCAACATCATTGTTATTGATGACGGCTCGCTGGACCGTACGAAAGAGCTGGTTTTAAATTGCGGCATGCCCAATGTTAAGTTAATTGAAGCAAATCACCAGGGTAAATCGGCGGCACTAAATAAAGGCTTACAATATGTTGCCGATGACTATGTAATAACCATCGATGCGGACACTTTTTTACATCCCCAGGCCATTACCCGCATTATGGCCCGCATGTTGGGCGATCCGGGTCATACCGCTGCGGTGGCCGGCTGCGTGCTGGCTAAAAACTCCCGGGATACTTTTATGACCAGGCTGCAGGAATGGGATTATTTTTTGGCCATTTCTTCCGTTAAGCGCCAACAGGCCCTGTACCAGGGCACCCTGGTGGCCCAGGGGGCTTTTAGTGTATATAAAACCGCCGTAGTTAAAGAGGTGAGCGGCTGGCCCTCCTGCATCGGGGAAGATATTGTGCTGACCTGGGCACTGATTAAAAAAGGTTACCGCATTGGCTATGAAGCAACTGCGGTAGGTTTTACAGAAGTACCTACCACCTTTATGGCTTTTGCCCGCCAGCGCAGACGCTGGGCCAGGGGTATGATTGAGGGATTTAAAGCTCATATTGACTTGATTTATAAACGGTTTTCTCCCACTGCCATTCTGGTTGGCATTGACCTGTTATATCCCCTGCTGGACTTAACTTATACCTTTGTATATATCCCCGGCATTATTTTAGCCCTGTTTGGTTATTATTGGATTGTGGGTCCCATGACGCTGGCGGTTATTCCTTTAACCTTGTATATAAACTATACTATGTACAAGTACCAGCGCAGCGTATTTCAAGAGCTGAACCTGAAAATCAGGCAAAACAAGCTGGGTTTTGTGGTATACACTGTTTGCTATCAGATTTTAATGTCACCGGTTTGCGTGTGGGGTTATTTTGAAGAATTTTTTGGTATTGCCAAACGCTGGTAA